ttatactacgaaagtaactagtaactacagtacttagttaccttttgaaaagtaactgtaactgtaactaagttacatgggataaaagcaaagtgtaactagtaactagttacttttctgaagtaactaccccaactctgccaGTCACATGGAAAGCCAAACAAGATAAGAACAGCAAGAGCTGTctttgcatgcataattatactgtattgtttaaaagtgtatgcacatgtTAGGTAATGAATGAAGCAAGAAAACAACTTAGAAAACTTTCAATGAGTACCACTGAAGTATTGTATAGAGAGTTCTTTGTTGTGACAGCTTTCCTAATGGAAAAATGTGTGCATTGGCAAATCTAGGGGTGATATGGCTTGGGATTTATCTCAAATAACTATGGTGtcctgtagctatatatattatgatagctatatatataatatatactgaAAGCTTTTTGCATATAATATACAaattcaaaatactctaatatagagtAGTCAGTACAATAAAGACTCATTAATTGTAGATTGATCTACAAGACTGTTTGTCCGTCTGTCGATGTGCATGCTTTCATGAACGTGTGCAGGTTGTGAAGTACAGATAGATAGTACGTCAGCTAGTGAGTCTTTGTTCTATATAATATGAACTAAATCATTAAAACTGTCCAAATCTTGATTACTCTATGAtatcattatatatatatatacatgtacatggatTTTTTTTACTATACTGCATAGCATAATAAGTAAATAGATgtatagctaatattattatttttgaccTTGTCATACTGTGGTTAATCCAGAAGGTTTTTCACTATAATAATGCAGTCGAAAGTCATTTTATAAATGCATCATTGGATAGATAGATGCAAATATATATGGATTGTCAGACATGCACTTATGTTCAAGTTACGTATATCCTTGCAGCTAtagtggttgactgttctaatagggtATATTTCTATTTTCAACAGACTCGATAATACATTAAATGTTTGAAGTCATATTCCTATATGAGTACATTAAAAGTTTCTTAATCCCTTCTACCCGTTCTGTTTGAAGGCAGTGCTTCAATAAAAGCATTGTATATAACTATATATTTGGGTCCTACAGCTGTAGCTTATACTGATATGCCTGCATGGTAAATGTATTTTCAAAGATGCACAGAAATTTATTGTGTTACCACGGGCGGATCTAGAggatttctgaggtttccagaaactggttaAGTCTATTCAagtaatcaaaattatattttacgtTGATTTGCacaaaagttcagatcgaaatactctaatagagcagtcaaccaccctaataaaacagtcacattctTTGTATTCCttgtaaatagctagctagctacttacttTACCTGTGCTAACACATTTTAAAATAGTCCAAAATCTTGTATCAGAGTCTTAAAATctgaaaattttcctgggggcatgccccagacccccagaATAGCATCCATATGCTTCAAATATCGTCCCTTTTCCTTTTAGCTTGTACCTGATACTGTGCCAACAGTagcaagcacaattaagcaTGCAGCCTATATTAGTTGATAATAATATACTTTTAAACtgtcaattaaaaaaaattttttttggtgaATATTGTTACCAGTTTCAGTAATTGCCAGCATACCTCCTAGATTAAATGTACATACAGCAATAGTTTGGataccagtcaccaaaattcctggagcaaCCTTGCTGTCCTGTACAAAATCCCCAATAGCAGCACTGATATATGATAGATAGACTATAGTCAATAGATCAGTATATAGCTTTTGCTTTGTCACAAACATTGATCCTTTGATATGCAGTTGATTATTCTAATAGTATAGTCATTGCGCCAAGTATATTTATATATAGAGAGAGTCACGTCTGACTTGACAATAAATATAGTATACCATAGTATTATATACATGGCTTACATGCCTATAGTGCATGAACATTGCATGCTAGGCAAATCTTGCTGTAACTTTAAATGATTATGACACCAAAGCAATGGTAATGGGTTGCTTATAGCAACCATGAAAGTCTTAAACAGGTAATTTTATTGCCTAGCAACAATTGTTATAGGAAGATTGCTGACTTTGGCCTATATGTGCATATATACTCCTCATTACATGCTTAACACAAGGAATTTCTTACCAacacactaccaacacacacGTGCACGATAATGCTAAATGacaaaacagctgtaataaCTTCCTGGTGGAAGGCGAGATATTGTATTAACATTGTTACACTATAGTCGGTAATCTATATTTACGCTAAGAGATAGACTCAAATATAGCAGTCAGGCAcagctgcatgcatgtatgcatgggtCATAGAATAGAATTAAGTGTGAAAACATAGCTATGTAATTATGTTAAATTTATGCAAACAATATATAGTCTATGAGTGTAAAGGGCAAAgacaaaaattaatatattatatcatCTCCCTCTTATCAGATACTAAGTATACCGAGGGATTACAGGCAATCAAAGCGGTATTATAGCTGTACACTGTGCTATATATGCATGAACAGCAGCAGCCCACTCCCCTCCCTCAACCAGAAAGCTTATCGCTATGAGTCATATACGGCTACATGGGAGAAAGTTAGAAGATTTCCATAGTAAAGCTATTTTACTGGTTTTCCCAGTCACACAGCCATTAAGGATCAAAATTTAGCATAACAAGGcagctgtatagctagctaaatatatataatgcatgtatGGAATATGTTCTTGTTTGATCATCATCATGAGTCACTATTATAATAGCTGCTATacgtgtacatgcatgtgttatTATGGCAACTATAGCTATAACTACGTATGTATACCTTTTGAAATATGCGTGGAAAGGAATTAAGCATTCACATCCATAAATAATGTAAAGTTCATGTCAGGGTAGCTATAGTTATGGGTTGCAGTATAGTTAATTTGTGAATTATTATTGAAAAGTTCCAAATTTGGAAATAGACAGCGCTATATATAACTATTATTATAGGCTATACGCCGAATACCCCCGCTGTTAGTCTgatctttattattattattattattattattattgttactgagcagacagcacagctgatatgctcaggaaaaaaaaaagcaatcataaaatgaatttagctacgtagttacaaagattacagttattgggttccatacaatgtttgcaattccgctgaaaaagagtcaatattgttgctctcaatgatggaagatggtaagttgttccaatccttaattgatctggagaaaaagctctgttggtatgaataggtagatgaatttggtagaataaaacgatgtgggtgatatagtctggtggatcttgtcattgaaataaaatgaggaggaattgacagtgaataatcttgatgtataattttaaaaagtgcttgtaatctggatattttacgtctcagctgaaggcttggccaagaaagatgctgtaacatagctgtgactgaactgaatcgattgaaatcatttaggacccatctagctgccctacgctgtactttctctagctgttgaatattgttatggtggtatgggtcccagatgactgcagcgtattccattgacggtcgtactatcgtaaggtaggctgttgctttgatgttagacgagcagcaactcagattgcgtttcaagaagtttaatgttctattggccttagcagctatattactaatatgtggagaccatgatagtttgttatccaatataacaccaaggtaggagtgttggtttgatgtacccaagttgtgattgtttagcttgtagttgaaaatgattggtgataatgatctggtaaaccgcataatagtacatttgattacattgaatcttaattgccacttagttgcccattcgtgtagttgatcaagatTATGttgaagttgaatggcatcctccttggtggtgataattctgtaaagtaaacagtcatcagcaaataaccgtagtggcgaatttacatgttctgttatatCATTAATGTNNNNNNNNNNNNNNNNNNNNNNNNNNNNNNNNNNNNNNNNNNNNNNNNNNNNNNNNNNNNNNNNNNNNNNNNNNNNNNNNNNNNNNNNNNNNNNNNNNNNNNNNNNNNNNNNNNNNNNNNNNNNNNNNNNNNNNNNNNNNNNNNNNNNNNNNNNNNNNNNNNNNNNNNNNNNNNNNNNNNNNNNNNNNNNNNNNNNNNNNCTACACACAGTAAGAAAGAACTGGACCACTATTGTGAAACATGTGACAAGgttatctgtcactactgtgtaACAAAGGATCATGTTGGACACACATTTGATACAGTAGAGTCAACAGCCTCTAAACACAGGAATGAGCTGACCAAAATTATTACTCCAGTTGATGAAATGAGCACAAGCCTGACTAAAGCTAAAGAGGACATTAACCTTATGAAAGGTAAGATAGAAAATCAAGCCAAAAAAATTGAGAAGTTACTTGACAAATGTCATGAAGAGCAAATTGCTAGACTTAATGAACATCATCAACAACTCAAGAAGCAACTACAAGATGAATTATCACAGAAGGAGATAGCATTGACCACACAACTGGAAGACATAAAATCAGTACAAGATCAACTGTCAAATATGAAGAAACAACGTGAAGGTCTAGAGAAGACTCCTAATCGTAAAGTGTTGTCCAAAAATAAAGAAGATATAGAGAAAAGCATGAAGGAGGTTAGTGATAAGTATAAAACACTGAACACTCTACCTGTTGAAACTGACTCAATTGAATTTGTACCTGTCAACAATCCTAATCTACTGCTAGGTCATCTGTTTACTTCTGCACATCCACATACTTCAGAAGTGGTTGATCTTCCTCATAACATAGGTTATAACACCGAGGTAGATTTTACCATCCAAACACGAAATTGTAAGGGTGAAAAGTGCACAAAGGGAGGTCATCATGTATCGGTAGAGTTAAAATCAGTCACAGGCAATGTCACCATTGGGGAGGTGAAGGATAACAATGATGGTAGTTATGTGGCTTCTTTTGTAGCTGGAGAAGTTGGAGATGCTAAGTTGTCTGTATCCATAAATGGGCAGCAAATTAGGGGAAGTCCATACAGCATTGTTGTGGGTAGGAATTACCAAAGAATCAATATGCCTGATGAGATAGTAAATGATAATGGTAACATGAATAGGCCACGGGGTATTGCATTTGGTAAGGATGGCATGTGGGTAGTGGCTGATCAGTCCAACCATTGTGTGTACATATTTAATGGTCAGGATGAATTAGTGAAAAAGTTTGGCAGTAATGGTAGCAGCAGTGGCCAGTTCAGTAGTCCTCGTGGTGTTGCTTTTGATAGTGACAATCACTTTTACATCATTGATGGTGGTAACAACAGAGTACAGAAGTTCAGTATCAATGGTAATTACCTACTACA
This portion of the Dysidea avara chromosome 12, odDysAvar1.4, whole genome shotgun sequence genome encodes:
- the LOC136240577 gene encoding E3 ubiquitin-protein ligase TRIM71-like, yielding MSTSLTKAKEDINLMKGKIENQAKKIEKLLDKCHEEQIARLNEHHQQLKKQLQDELSQKEIALTTQLEDIKSVQDQLSNMKKQREGLEKTPNRKVLSKNKEDIEKSMKEVSDKYKTLNTLPVETDSIEFVPVNNPNLLLGHLFTSAHPHTSEVVDLPHNIGYNTEVDFTIQTRNCKGEKCTKGGHHVSVELKSVTGNVTIGEVKDNNDGSYVASFVAGEVGDAKLSVSINGQQIRGSPYSIVVGRNYQRINMPDEIVNDNGNMNRPRGIAFGKDGMWVVADQSNHCVYIFNGQDELVKKFGSNGSSSGQFSSPRGVAFDSDNHFYIIDGGNNRVQKFSINGNYLLQFGNDGDGKLKSAEGITTHNNKVYVADDQNKRIAVFQTNGQFCTSFGSEHLSHPYDVAVNTNNQLLVVDCSKQCVVTFTLDGHYVDKFGTQGSGRGQFSYPRGLAIDINGFILVADSSNHRVSIFDMFGNYIDNFGSSGSNAGQFSNPWGIALSPNGSIYVSDSDNKRVQIFSNY